The following are encoded in a window of Chitinophagaceae bacterium genomic DNA:
- a CDS encoding TonB-dependent receptor codes for MPRIITILLLIMLVHGADAQHRLKILARNGETRDPLSGVNIVLQNTQNGTSSDTGGLAELKNIPGGKQVIVFSHTGYETRTETFIFPLAKDEVVEILLAEISEEMEEVVLQTTRTSRTIANTPTRVETIDGEELDEKGNMRPANVSMLLHESTGMQVQQTSATSGNASIRVQGLDGRYTQLLKDGYPSFGNFASGLSILEIPPLDLKQVEVIKGPASTLYGGGAIAGVVNFISKMPGEKAEYNFMFNQSHIGQTNIGAYASQKRGRFGYAFLGLYNFQKAYDVDKDDFSELPKSNNFTINPRLFFYPGPSLTIMLGNSFTKGLNTGGDMEMIKGNPAPGHSYFEKNRTLRNTTTLEADKRFANRNVLKLKQSVSIFDRHINIPNYEFSGQSTNSFTDLSLLFFKQKHTLIGGLNFVYDKFTQEIINTQDTRTFTSGIYLQDTWDISDRLKLESGIRVDHSALRNNNYSENQTFVLPRISALFKLTDKVSSRIGGGLGYKMPTIFTEQTESMQYRDILPLSNVVAERSAGGTADINYKTTIGGHLLFSINQLFFYTSIKKPLVLQMDPFGNYSFANASKPIVSSGFETNLKFIYKEDLKFFVGYTFTNANATYLSANQFLPLLPKSKLNLTFMYEKEDNFKLGLEGYFTGRQYLYNGSRTPSFWEFGFMAQKTFGKVSVFINFENFTDQRQSKYKAVVNPPHSDPNFDDIWNHTEGFVTNGGIKIKW; via the coding sequence ATGCCGAGGATAATTACCATATTGCTTTTGATCATGCTTGTGCATGGTGCTGATGCACAACATCGTTTGAAGATACTGGCCAGGAATGGTGAGACCCGTGATCCATTGTCCGGCGTGAATATTGTTTTACAAAATACCCAAAACGGCACTTCGTCTGACACCGGCGGACTGGCTGAGTTGAAGAATATTCCCGGCGGAAAGCAGGTGATCGTCTTCAGTCATACCGGCTATGAGACCAGGACAGAAACATTTATTTTTCCTTTGGCAAAGGATGAAGTGGTTGAAATACTGCTGGCAGAGATCTCGGAGGAAATGGAAGAAGTGGTGCTGCAAACAACCCGTACCAGCCGAACCATTGCCAATACGCCTACACGTGTAGAAACGATAGACGGGGAGGAACTGGATGAGAAGGGTAATATGCGACCGGCAAATGTATCCATGCTGCTGCACGAAAGTACGGGCATGCAGGTGCAGCAAACATCTGCCACCAGTGGCAATGCAAGCATACGGGTGCAGGGACTGGATGGACGGTACACCCAGCTTTTGAAAGACGGCTATCCCAGTTTTGGAAATTTTGCAAGCGGATTGAGCATATTGGAGATCCCGCCATTGGACCTTAAGCAGGTGGAGGTGATCAAAGGGCCCGCATCCACTTTATACGGGGGAGGTGCTATTGCCGGCGTGGTGAATTTTATTTCCAAAATGCCGGGCGAAAAGGCGGAGTATAATTTTATGTTCAACCAGTCGCACATTGGTCAGACGAATATTGGCGCCTATGCTTCTCAGAAAAGAGGCCGGTTCGGTTATGCATTTTTGGGCCTGTATAATTTTCAGAAGGCGTATGATGTGGATAAAGATGATTTTTCTGAATTGCCCAAAAGCAACAATTTCACCATTAACCCGAGATTGTTCTTTTATCCGGGTCCTTCACTCACCATCATGCTCGGCAACAGCTTTACAAAGGGATTGAATACCGGCGGCGATATGGAAATGATCAAGGGGAACCCGGCTCCCGGCCATTCTTATTTTGAGAAGAACAGAACGCTCAGGAATACAACTACACTGGAAGCGGATAAACGGTTTGCAAACCGCAATGTGCTTAAGCTGAAACAAAGTGTGAGCATTTTCGACCGGCATATCAATATCCCCAACTATGAATTCTCCGGGCAAAGCACAAACAGTTTTACGGACCTGTCGCTGCTGTTCTTTAAGCAGAAACATACCCTGATCGGCGGATTGAATTTTGTGTATGATAAGTTCACACAGGAGATCATCAATACACAGGATACAAGAACATTCACATCGGGGATTTACCTGCAGGATACCTGGGATATTTCAGACAGGCTGAAACTGGAAAGCGGGATACGTGTCGATCATTCAGCACTCCGAAATAATAATTATTCGGAGAACCAAACCTTTGTGTTGCCGAGAATTTCTGCGCTGTTCAAACTTACCGATAAGGTCAGCTCAAGGATCGGGGGAGGCCTCGGCTATAAAATGCCGACCATTTTCACGGAGCAGACAGAAAGCATGCAGTACCGGGATATTCTGCCTTTGAGCAACGTGGTTGCGGAACGAAGTGCGGGAGGGACTGCCGATATTAATTACAAAACAACGATCGGTGGCCACCTGTTGTTCAGTATCAACCAACTGTTCTTTTATACTTCCATTAAAAAGCCACTGGTGTTGCAGATGGATCCTTTTGGAAATTATTCTTTTGCCAATGCTTCCAAACCAATTGTCAGCAGCGGTTTTGAAACAAACCTGAAATTCATTTATAAAGAGGATCTGAAGTTTTTTGTGGGATATACGTTTACCAATGCCAATGCCACCTACTTATCAGCGAACCAGTTTCTGCCCTTATTGCCAAAGAGTAAACTGAACCTTACATTCATGTATGAAAAGGAAGATAATTTTAAACTGGGCCTGGAAGGGTATTTTACAGGCCGGCAGTATTTATACAATGGTTCCAGGACACCGTCTTTCTGGGAATTTGGTTTCATGGCGCAGAAGACCTTTGGAAAGGTATCGGTATTCATAAATTTTGAGAACTTTACCGATCAGCGGCAGAGCAAATACAAGGCGGTGGTTAACCCGCCGCACAGTGATCCAAACTTTGATGATATCTGGAATCATACAGAAGGGTTTGTAACAAACGGTGGAATAAAGATCAAATGGTAG
- a CDS encoding TonB-dependent receptor yields MRFFLTILSLLFTLFSVAQKKSAWVSGKAIDENERPVANASVVILGRTTGLTTNDTGYFRIKVPADRSFALVFSHTGYADVQKNFYLSDGEEEKISILMEKGGKTLETVVVSENRERTETGLTRINPKSAIRMPSTTGGIESMIKILVGSNNELTSQYSVRGGNYDENLIYINDFEIFRPYLVRSGQQEGLSFINPELAKNVNFYSGGFQSKYGDKMSSVLDIQYKKPTGFGGSAYVSLLEQGLHLEGAAKKGRISYLVGIRNRSNKNLLKSQETLGAYIPSSSDVQASLSYKLNEKILFEFLGTYSVTKFTLFPESAQKTTSVFSPLFTANLGLDIVFEGQEKDSYKTNLVGLSILHTPNKKLKLKWMLSRFQNKETENFDIAGAYLFGDRDFDNTSSTYGQIINPLGAGYYQNYGRNELDINVYNASLKGSYAAGKHFIQFGNSIEQANINDRLKEWEYQDSAGYSLPHNPANLNLFRSFNSTADLSIQKYSGYLQDNIRLGSAKREITLQAGVRYNYNSLNKEFLVSPRLQFSFKPNWKRDMVFKLAAGAYHQPPFYRELRRYDGTLNTGVKAQKSYQVVAGVDYNFKAFDSRPFRLTTEAYYKNMTSVDVYDIDNVKIRYAGNNNAKAYAMGFEARLFGELVKDAESWFSIGIMQTKEDLDGDHYYQYLNAAGEIIRASSTDQVAVDSIRNEVGYVRRPTDRLITVGLYLEDYLPTNKNFKFHLNMLYGSNMSYNIPNSVKYRNALIIEPYIRVDAGFSAQLLSEKSKRRSHSPFRNFQNIWASFEVFNLIDRRNTISFQLVKDFANNVYSIPNRLTPRLVNFKVVGRF; encoded by the coding sequence ATGAGATTTTTTCTTACCATTCTTTCACTGCTTTTTACCCTGTTTTCCGTTGCGCAAAAAAAATCTGCATGGGTCAGTGGCAAGGCCATCGACGAAAATGAAAGACCGGTTGCCAACGCATCGGTGGTGATACTTGGCAGAACAACCGGGCTCACCACCAACGATACAGGCTATTTCCGCATAAAAGTTCCGGCAGACAGATCCTTTGCACTCGTTTTTTCCCATACCGGCTACGCAGATGTGCAGAAGAATTTTTACCTGAGCGACGGAGAGGAAGAAAAGATCAGCATCCTCATGGAGAAGGGCGGCAAAACACTGGAGACGGTGGTGGTAAGTGAGAACAGGGAACGTACCGAGACCGGTCTCACCCGTATAAATCCAAAAAGCGCCATCCGCATGCCCAGTACCACCGGCGGCATCGAAAGTATGATCAAGATACTGGTGGGCAGCAACAATGAACTCACTTCGCAATACAGTGTACGGGGCGGCAACTACGACGAGAACCTTATTTACATCAACGACTTTGAGATCTTCCGCCCTTACCTGGTACGCAGCGGCCAGCAGGAAGGACTCAGCTTCATCAACCCCGAGCTGGCGAAAAACGTGAATTTTTATTCCGGGGGTTTCCAGTCAAAGTACGGCGATAAGATGAGCAGCGTGCTTGACATCCAGTATAAAAAGCCAACCGGCTTCGGCGGCTCGGCCTATGTAAGTCTGCTGGAACAGGGATTACACCTGGAAGGCGCTGCAAAAAAAGGAAGGATCAGTTACCTGGTGGGCATACGCAACCGGAGCAATAAGAACCTGCTGAAGAGCCAGGAAACATTGGGCGCTTACATTCCTTCTTCATCGGATGTGCAGGCTTCCCTTTCCTACAAACTGAATGAAAAGATACTGTTCGAATTCCTGGGTACCTACTCGGTTACCAAATTCACCCTGTTCCCTGAGTCGGCGCAAAAAACAACTTCGGTATTCTCTCCCCTCTTCACGGCCAACCTGGGACTTGACATTGTTTTTGAAGGGCAGGAAAAGGACAGTTACAAAACAAACCTGGTTGGCCTCAGCATCCTGCATACGCCCAACAAAAAATTAAAACTGAAATGGATGCTGAGCCGTTTCCAGAATAAGGAAACCGAAAATTTTGACATTGCCGGCGCTTATCTTTTTGGCGACCGCGACTTTGATAATACCAGCAGCACCTACGGACAGATCATCAACCCGCTCGGCGCCGGTTATTACCAGAACTACGGAAGAAATGAACTGGACATCAATGTGTACAATGCGTCGCTGAAAGGAAGCTATGCCGCCGGAAAACATTTCATACAATTCGGCAACAGCATCGAGCAGGCAAATATCAATGACCGGTTAAAAGAATGGGAGTACCAGGACAGCGCCGGATATTCCCTGCCGCACAACCCGGCAAACCTCAATCTCTTCAGATCATTCAATTCCACCGCCGACCTTTCCATCCAGAAATACAGCGGCTACCTGCAGGATAATATCCGGCTGGGAAGCGCCAAAAGAGAAATTACGTTGCAGGCCGGCGTCCGGTACAATTACAATTCACTCAACAAAGAATTTTTAGTAAGTCCACGCCTGCAGTTCAGTTTTAAACCCAACTGGAAAAGGGATATGGTATTTAAACTGGCGGCAGGCGCTTATCATCAGCCTCCTTTTTACCGGGAGTTGAGAAGATACGACGGCACGTTGAACACAGGGGTAAAGGCGCAGAAGAGTTACCAGGTTGTTGCGGGGGTCGATTATAACTTTAAAGCCTTCGACAGCCGCCCCTTCCGGTTGACCACCGAAGCCTATTACAAGAACATGACGAGTGTGGATGTGTATGATATAGATAATGTGAAGATCCGCTATGCCGGTAACAACAATGCCAAAGCCTATGCCATGGGTTTTGAAGCCAGGCTTTTTGGCGAACTGGTGAAAGATGCAGAAAGCTGGTTCAGCATCGGCATCATGCAGACAAAAGAAGACCTGGACGGCGATCATTATTACCAGTACCTGAATGCAGCAGGTGAGATCATCCGGGCTTCCAGCACCGACCAGGTGGCTGTTGACAGCATACGCAATGAAGTGGGTTATGTACGCCGCCCTACCGACCGGCTGATAACGGTTGGTTTGTACCTGGAAGATTATCTGCCTACCAACAAGAATTTCAAGTTTCACCTCAACATGCTCTATGGCAGCAACATGAGTTACAACATCCCCAACAGCGTGAAGTACCGCAATGCCCTCATCATTGAGCCGTACATACGGGTGGATGCCGGTTTCAGCGCCCAGTTGCTGAGTGAAAAAAGCAAGCGCCGCAGCCACAGTCCCTTCCGTAATTTCCAGAACATCTGGGCCAGTTTTGAAGTGTTTAACCTGATCGACCGGCGCAATACCATCTCCTTCCAGTTGGTGAAGGATTTTGCCAACAATGTGTACAGCATCCCCAACCGGCTAACGCCCCGGCTGGTGAATTTTAAGGTGGTGGGGAGGTTTTAG
- a CDS encoding ion transporter, which yields MYSKIKQQVHLFLDPSEGGTKLDKIINTFIITLIVTNTLAVILETVNEIYIPNKNLFESLELFSIIVFSVEYILRVWSCTCIEKYRHPFLGRVKYIMSTGAIIDLFAIVPFYLPLVFKYDLRFVRVLRLIRFFRFFKLSRYLNATQLISAVFKSKKEELVLSFLITFFLIIIASSVMYYTEHDAQPDKFSSIPETMWWSVATLTTVGYGDIYPITGLGKTLTAFISILGIGMFALPAGILASGFSEEFSKSKKPKKLCPHCQKEIT from the coding sequence ATGTATTCAAAGATTAAACAACAAGTCCACTTATTTCTCGACCCCTCTGAGGGTGGAACTAAGCTAGATAAGATAATTAATACCTTCATCATTACTCTCATTGTTACTAATACACTTGCTGTAATACTAGAAACTGTAAACGAAATTTATATCCCAAATAAGAATTTATTTGAATCCCTTGAGCTCTTTTCAATAATTGTTTTTTCGGTTGAATATATATTAAGAGTTTGGAGTTGCACCTGCATTGAAAAATATCGACACCCATTCTTGGGTCGAGTAAAGTACATTATGAGCACCGGCGCAATCATAGATTTATTTGCAATCGTTCCCTTCTATTTACCTTTAGTATTTAAATATGATCTTCGATTTGTTAGGGTACTTCGTCTTATACGTTTCTTTAGGTTTTTTAAACTAAGCAGATATTTGAATGCAACACAGCTAATTTCTGCTGTATTCAAATCAAAAAAAGAAGAGCTTGTTTTAAGTTTTTTAATTACATTCTTTTTGATAATCATTGCTTCAAGTGTCATGTATTATACAGAGCATGATGCTCAACCGGATAAATTTTCAAGTATTCCTGAAACTATGTGGTGGAGTGTCGCTACCCTTACAACAGTTGGCTATGGGGACATTTATCCCATAACAGGCTTAGGTAAAACCCTGACCGCATTTATATCAATCCTCGGAATTGGGATGTTCGCACTTCCAGCTGGAATCTTAGCTTCCGGTTTTTCAGAAGAATTTTCAAAAAGTAAGAAACCCAAAAAACTTTGTCCACATTGTCAAAAAGAAATCACTTAA
- a CDS encoding type I restriction enzyme HsdR N-terminal domain-containing protein, producing MLTASKRAKLLSSLKTYNKKFLRGKPAELDESGTRLMINSFLTDVLGFTPIEEVKTEYMIRGTYADYVIQTKGTRHFLIEVKSLSLSLSDKHLRQAINYGANEGIEWALLTNGKQIDFYKIIFEKPIDRRLVFSFDLSDITKLKNCIETLQFLHRDSVLNKGLDRLWQKTVALDPKNVSGLLYAKPVMNFIKRTLNKKYRNKFSDEEIQNSISRIICEEIQLIDVKQVKLRKTKRKLKVSNGKGSSSAETPESQQATSIS from the coding sequence ATGCTTACAGCGAGCAAAAGAGCTAAACTTCTAAGTTCACTCAAAACATATAATAAGAAATTTCTCAGAGGCAAGCCAGCTGAACTAGATGAATCTGGTACTCGATTAATGATAAATTCGTTTTTGACCGACGTTTTAGGCTTCACTCCGATAGAAGAGGTGAAAACCGAATATATGATCCGAGGCACCTATGCAGACTATGTAATTCAAACAAAAGGGACTAGACATTTCTTGATTGAAGTAAAATCACTCTCTTTAAGCTTGTCCGATAAACATTTACGACAAGCAATAAACTATGGTGCTAATGAAGGTATCGAATGGGCTTTACTGACTAACGGGAAGCAAATTGATTTTTATAAAATAATATTTGAAAAACCTATTGATAGACGTTTAGTTTTTTCTTTTGATTTATCCGATATAACAAAACTGAAAAATTGTATTGAGACTCTTCAGTTCCTACATAGAGACTCTGTATTAAACAAAGGGCTTGATCGCCTTTGGCAAAAGACAGTAGCACTAGATCCCAAAAATGTATCAGGACTCTTATATGCTAAACCAGTTATGAACTTTATTAAACGTACATTAAATAAAAAATATAGAAATAAATTCTCAGACGAGGAAATCCAGAATTCAATTAGTAGAATAATTTGTGAAGAAATTCAACTCATAGATGTGAAGCAGGTAAAACTTCGTAAAACAAAAAGAAAACTTAAAGTCTCAAATGGTAAAGGATCCTCATCTGCCGAGACGCCTGAGTCACAACAGGCAACTAGTATTTCTTGA
- a CDS encoding DinB family protein, translating to MTPYRKISRPDKSEYPAYSQHYFDLIRTDTDILQEMHDNFFKLKEMIYALPDDKLLYRYAENKWTIKEILVHNIDDERIFAYRALRYGRNDNTPLHGFEENHYARYSCANDRSLDSIFEEYESVRNATLTLFQNLPDDAFMRSGGGIDDDGSIINIRTVRALAYHIAGHELRHIKIIKERYLNMTTEKYVI from the coding sequence ATGACACCGTACAGAAAAATAAGCAGACCAGATAAAAGTGAATATCCTGCATATTCCCAGCATTATTTTGATTTAATAAGAACAGACACGGACATATTGCAGGAAATGCACGACAACTTCTTTAAACTAAAAGAGATGATATATGCATTGCCTGACGATAAATTGCTATACAGGTATGCAGAAAATAAATGGACAATCAAAGAAATATTAGTTCATAACATTGACGATGAAAGAATCTTTGCATACAGGGCATTGCGATATGGCAGGAACGACAATACGCCATTACACGGCTTTGAAGAAAACCATTACGCCAGATATTCCTGCGCCAATGATAGAAGTTTAGACAGTATTTTTGAAGAATACGAATCCGTAAGAAATGCAACGTTAACATTATTTCAAAATCTGCCTGATGATGCTTTTATGAGAAGCGGTGGTGGGATTGATGATGATGGAAGCATTATTAATATCAGAACCGTCAGAGCATTAGCATACCACATTGCAGGACACGAATTAAGACACATCAAAATAATCAAAGAACGTTATCTAAATATGACAACAGAAAAATATGTCATATAA
- a CDS encoding AMP-binding protein codes for MPAPSPLARFLKWETEIPHDVFLRQPFNGVWKTWTWAEAGNEARSLAAGLYALGLQKGDHVAILSKNCAQWIIADLAIMMAGCRSIPIYPTLSAHAIEPILVHSDSKAIIIGKLDDFSTQTNGIPPGMIRIGIDMYGMQEPFSMEALIAGNEPVKTVYNWEPDDILTIIYTSGTTGKSKGVMHRVHAFSSVLPLAVDTLKMPLRPRLFSYLPMSHIAERMAIELYGIWFGAMISFAESIDTFPKNLKDTQPNMFFAVPRIWGKLREGILKKIPQKKLDLLLSVPLVSSLLKNKIRKNLGLSKASHIYSSAAPLSPDIQKWFIRIGINLRQAYGMTEDCVYSHFDSPTDFRVGKVGRALPGLQVKIAADGELREKSAGNMMGYYKEPGLTADAFDEEGYLRTGDIGEYDADGFLAITGRVKDLFKTDKGKYIAPAPVEMQLLANAKIEQACVVGTGVPQPIAWVTLSEAGMKLSRQELVYEFTGFLASINKDLEVFEKLEKIVIMKEHWTIENGLLTPTLKVKRNEIEKIHLPTYPAWYAENDRIVWQQ; via the coding sequence ATGCCTGCTCCCTCGCCGCTTGCCCGGTTCTTGAAATGGGAAACTGAGATCCCGCATGATGTTTTTCTGCGCCAGCCTTTCAACGGCGTATGGAAGACCTGGACCTGGGCAGAGGCCGGTAATGAAGCCAGGAGCCTGGCAGCCGGGTTGTATGCACTGGGTTTACAGAAGGGCGACCATGTGGCCATCCTGTCAAAGAACTGTGCACAATGGATCATCGCCGACCTCGCCATCATGATGGCCGGTTGCAGGTCGATACCCATCTATCCCACATTGTCGGCACATGCCATTGAACCGATCTTGGTACACAGCGACTCCAAAGCCATCATCATCGGCAAGCTGGATGATTTCTCTACACAAACGAATGGCATCCCCCCGGGTATGATCCGCATCGGTATTGATATGTATGGCATGCAGGAACCATTCAGCATGGAAGCGCTGATCGCCGGAAATGAACCGGTGAAAACGGTTTACAACTGGGAACCCGATGATATCCTCACCATCATTTATACATCCGGCACCACCGGAAAAAGCAAGGGGGTGATGCACCGGGTACATGCATTCAGTTCGGTATTGCCCCTGGCGGTTGATACATTGAAAATGCCCCTGAGGCCCCGCCTGTTCTCTTATTTACCCATGAGCCATATTGCCGAAAGGATGGCCATCGAGTTGTACGGCATCTGGTTTGGCGCCATGATCTCTTTTGCCGAAAGCATCGATACATTTCCGAAGAACCTGAAAGACACACAACCGAACATGTTCTTTGCCGTGCCCCGTATCTGGGGCAAACTCAGGGAAGGGATATTGAAAAAGATACCGCAAAAGAAACTGGACCTTCTCTTATCTGTTCCGTTGGTAAGCAGCCTGCTCAAAAACAAGATCCGCAAAAACCTGGGCCTGTCAAAAGCTTCGCATATTTACAGTTCAGCAGCGCCCCTTTCACCCGACATACAAAAATGGTTCATCCGCATAGGGATAAACCTGCGCCAGGCTTATGGCATGACGGAAGACTGTGTGTACTCTCATTTCGACAGCCCCACCGATTTCCGGGTCGGGAAGGTTGGCAGGGCATTGCCCGGGTTACAGGTCAAGATCGCTGCGGATGGGGAACTGCGGGAGAAAAGCGCCGGCAACATGATGGGTTATTACAAAGAACCCGGTCTCACGGCAGATGCATTTGATGAAGAAGGATATTTACGAACCGGTGATATCGGCGAATATGATGCAGACGGGTTCCTGGCCATCACCGGCCGGGTGAAGGACCTTTTTAAAACCGACAAAGGAAAATACATTGCGCCGGCGCCGGTTGAGATGCAGTTGCTTGCTAATGCAAAAATAGAACAGGCATGCGTGGTGGGCACCGGCGTACCCCAGCCCATTGCGTGGGTAACATTGTCGGAGGCAGGCATGAAACTGTCCAGGCAGGAACTGGTATATGAATTCACCGGTTTTCTTGCTTCCATAAACAAAGACCTCGAGGTCTTTGAAAAACTGGAGAAGATCGTGATCATGAAAGAACACTGGACGATCGAAAACGGTTTGCTTACTCCTACTTTAAAAGTAAAACGAAATGAGATCGAAAAAATTCATTTACCCACCTACCCGGCCTGGTATGCCGAAAATGATCGCATCGTTTGGCAACAGTAA
- a CDS encoding DUF998 domain-containing protein — MLNSKPGTVSKFKILLALGAIACPLFVISFLIQGAVRDGYDPFRHPVSSLSIGERGWIQVAGFIITGLLIIAFAAGLARTSFFTDASKKVPWLIGLVGLGLTGAGIFSTDPVYGYPADAPLIFSQQSMHGYLHEIFSIPVFIGLPLACFIMRKQFAAEKNYRWAGYAVFTGILMLATFILSGIGFKQYAGLENHAGLLQRISIITGWTWMTLLALYFLKNASRAKGNS, encoded by the coding sequence ATGTTAAATTCAAAACCTGGTACAGTAAGTAAATTCAAAATACTCCTCGCCCTTGGAGCCATCGCTTGTCCCCTCTTTGTGATCAGCTTTTTAATTCAAGGCGCTGTCCGGGATGGCTACGATCCATTCCGGCATCCCGTCAGTTCCCTCTCCATCGGAGAAAGAGGATGGATACAGGTTGCCGGTTTCATCATTACCGGGCTGCTCATTATTGCATTTGCAGCAGGGCTTGCACGCACATCCTTTTTCACAGATGCATCTAAAAAGGTTCCATGGCTGATTGGGCTGGTGGGCCTTGGGTTAACGGGGGCCGGTATCTTCAGCACCGACCCGGTTTATGGTTACCCGGCGGATGCGCCACTTATTTTTTCACAGCAAAGCATGCATGGATACCTGCACGAAATTTTTTCCATCCCGGTATTCATCGGTTTGCCCCTGGCTTGTTTTATCATGCGCAAACAATTTGCCGCCGAAAAAAATTACAGGTGGGCCGGGTACGCTGTATTCACAGGGATCCTCATGCTTGCAACTTTCATTCTCTCGGGCATCGGCTTCAAACAATATGCAGGACTGGAAAATCATGCCGGGCTCCTTCAACGCATTTCCATCATAACCGGCTGGACCTGGATGACCCTGCTTGCTTTATATTTTTTGAAGAACGCTTCCCGTGCAAAGGGAAATAGCTGA
- a CDS encoding phosphoglycerate mutase family protein, whose product MSMHINLYIVRHGKVNTDEKDRRSYLHLSDEGIAFAGFLDDHFKDIYFDHIFYQSNDIKTSDPYNRCRNTIRGMKGIKAEFDKTHVSMVFEGLNKANADVRNVLLCFKTDSFHVISNIIMPQSEEQFSKDYHRVFHYQFNSNRYSFVSKFSAEEVH is encoded by the coding sequence ATGTCTATGCATATCAATCTGTACATCGTACGCCACGGAAAAGTGAATACGGATGAAAAAGACAGGAGGAGTTACCTGCACCTTTCAGACGAGGGCATTGCATTTGCCGGCTTCCTGGATGATCATTTTAAGGACATCTACTTCGACCATATTTTTTACCAGTCCAATGATATCAAAACATCTGATCCTTACAACCGTTGCCGGAATACCATCCGGGGCATGAAAGGCATTAAGGCCGAATTTGATAAAACGCATGTAAGTATGGTCTTTGAAGGACTGAATAAGGCCAATGCCGATGTGCGGAATGTATTGCTTTGTTTCAAGACGGACAGCTTTCACGTCATCAGCAATATCATCATGCCACAGTCAGAAGAACAGTTCAGCAAGGATTATCACCGGGTCTTTCATTACCAGTTCAATTCCAACCGCTACAGTTTTGTAAGCAAATTCAGTGCAGAGGAAGTGCACTGA
- a CDS encoding sigma-54-dependent Fis family transcriptional regulator gives MDLQSIKNRFGIIGNSPGLNHALNVAVQVAATDLSVLITGESGVGKEVFSQIIHSLSARKHNPFIAVNCGAIPEGTIDSELFGHEKGSFTGAVDSRKGYFETVNGGTIFLDEIGELPLGTQARLLRVLEAGEYIRVGSSKVQKTDVRVIAATNKELIESTQVHKFREDLYYRLNTVPIKVPALRERKEDIILLFRKFVNDFSDKYKAVPVQLDEGAKEVLINYTWPGNVRELKNIAEQISVLSRDKVIDANTMRTFLPEHNYSRLPVLAGGHGVVSQSEFANEREILYKLFFDMKKDVNELKKMFYDLLQNPNLAQHAPVFNEQPFTEVHSNVPNLSAAKPVFLPHNGQPIDQHEDVEESLSIMDKEKELIIKALKKHKGKRKDASLDLGISERTLYRKLKEYDIEE, from the coding sequence ATGGACTTACAATCAATAAAAAACCGTTTTGGCATCATCGGCAATTCGCCTGGCCTTAACCATGCATTAAATGTGGCGGTGCAGGTGGCTGCCACCGACCTCAGCGTACTCATCACCGGGGAAAGTGGTGTGGGCAAGGAAGTATTCTCCCAGATCATTCATTCCTTAAGCGCCAGGAAGCATAACCCGTTCATTGCCGTGAACTGCGGCGCCATTCCCGAAGGAACGATCGATTCGGAATTGTTCGGGCATGAAAAAGGTTCCTTCACCGGTGCGGTTGACAGCCGCAAGGGATATTTTGAGACCGTGAACGGGGGCACCATATTCCTGGATGAGATCGGCGAGTTGCCGCTGGGTACACAGGCCAGGTTATTACGTGTACTGGAAGCCGGCGAATACATACGGGTGGGCAGCAGCAAGGTGCAGAAGACCGATGTACGGGTGATCGCCGCCACCAACAAAGAACTCATCGAGTCAACACAGGTACATAAGTTCCGGGAAGACCTCTATTACCGGTTGAATACCGTGCCCATTAAAGTACCTGCCTTACGGGAAAGAAAGGAAGACATCATCCTGCTGTTCCGCAAATTCGTGAACGATTTTTCAGATAAATACAAAGCCGTGCCCGTGCAGCTGGATGAAGGAGCGAAAGAGGTGTTAATTAACTATACCTGGCCGGGCAATGTGCGGGAACTGAAGAATATTGCAGAACAGATATCGGTATTAAGCAGGGATAAAGTGATCGATGCAAACACCATGCGCACCTTTCTGCCCGAACACAATTATTCCCGCCTGCCGGTGCTGGCCGGTGGCCATGGCGTGGTAAGCCAGTCGGAATTTGCAAACGAACGGGAGATCCTGTACAAGCTTTTCTTCGACATGAAGAAAGATGTGAACGAGCTGAAGAAGATGTTCTACGACCTGTTGCAGAACCCGAACCTGGCACAGCATGCACCCGTTTTTAATGAACAACCCTTTACCGAAGTGCACAGCAATGTGCCCAACCTGTCGGCGGCAAAACCTGTTTTTCTCCCGCACAACGGACAGCCCATTGACCAGCATGAAGACGTGGAAGAATCGCTGAGCATTATGGACAAGGAAAAAGAACTCATCATAAAAGCATTGAAGAAACACAAGGGAAAACGCAAGGATGCATCACTCGACCTGGGCATCAGCGAACGTACTTTGTACCGTAAATTAAAAGAGTATGATATTGAAGAATAA